The genomic window CGACGTCCTCGCTGGTGAGGGCATCCTCCTTGTGCAAAAGCGAGAGGTCGATGCCGATCTTGCCGATGTCGTGCAGGATCGCGGCGCGCTCGATCACCTTGAGGCGGTTGGCCGGGAGCTCGAGCTTGCGGGCGAGCGCCAAGGAGAAGCGGGTGACGCGCTCGGAGTGCCCCCTGGTGTAGCTGTCGGAGGCCTCGATGGCGGAGACGAGCGCCTGGATCGTGTTCAGGTAGGTTTTTTGCTGCTCGTCGTAGAGCATCGCGTTCTTCATGGCGATGGAGGCCTGGGCGGCTATGGTGGAGAGGAGCTCCAGCTCCTCGTGGTTGTAGACCGTGTTGTTCAGCTTGTTGACTACGGTGAGGGTGCCGATGATCTCGTCCTTCACCATGAGCGGCGCGCAGATCAGGGTCTTTCTCTCGAAGCCGAGCGGGCTCACCCGGTCGAACTCAGGCGTCAGGGCGATGTCGGTGATGAGCAGCGGCTTGCTGTTCTGGATCACCCAGCTGGAAACGCTGGAGGGTTTCATCGGGACGCGCAGGTATTGCGAGTTCGGGTCGCGGTAACCGATCAGGTTGGTGATGCGCAGTTCACCGTGCTCGGCGTCGTACAGCACGATGTAGCCGACCTGGGCCTGGAGCGTGTCCATGGTGGTCTTCACCACGAGCTGGTAGAGGTCCTCGACTTCGATGGTGGAATTGATGGCGAGACCTAAGCGGTTCAGGGTGGAGAGCTTGGCGACCGCCTTCTCGAGGTTGGTGTTCTTGTCCTCGAGCTCCCCGGCGAGGTCGGCGATCTTGTAGTTCGCCTCCTCGATCTCCTCGATGCGCTCCTCGAGGGTGATGTTCAGGTTTTCGATCTCGCGGATCTGTTCCTCGAGCCTGCCGTTCATCTGGTGCGTCTCTCGGTGGTGTTCCAGCTTCTCCTGGGCACGGGCGAGTTCCCTCTCATGGTTTACCGTCGCCTCCATGAGGTTCGCAATGGTGCCGACCATGTGGTTGAAGCTGTTGCCGAGGGTGTACATCTCGTGGCTCGAGGTGAGGCTGATCTCCTGGTCGAACTCGCCGTGCTCCACCTTCTCCATGGACCGGACCAGCTTGCGTATCGGGCGCTCCACGTAGATGACGAGGAATACGAATATGGTTGCCACGGTAAGGAGCACCAGCATGATCGCGGAGACCACGGCTATGTTGCGCTCCCGGGTGATGAACCCGTTCATGTAGCCCAGCGACAGCTTGATCTCGAGCAGACCGAGCGTCTCCTTGCTTGCCGGGTGGCATTTATAACACTGGGGGGCGTTGAAGATGCGCGCGTAGGAGAGGAAGACCCCGTCCTCGGGGAGTACCGAGAGGTTTCTGGTCGGTAGTTGCTGCCGGCCGAGCTCGGGGAGCGTGCTGCCGATCTCCTCGCGGTCGGCGGAGTTGAGGATCTTCCCCGACTCGTTGACGATCCTGATGGAGTTCACGAACTCGCGGGACTTGATCCGCGCGAAGATGGCGGCGACCTCGTCGGAACGGCCGGAGAGCATGGCGTTGGCAACGGAACTCTTTATCGTCTCAATGAGTACCGAGGTGTTGCGGTTCGCAATCTCGTGCAGCATTTCCTTCTGCTGCCGGTAGTTCTGATAGGCCACCGTAGAGATAATGACCACAAGTATGACAGTGATCAGGGCCAGTATCTTGATTTTAAGGGAGTTGCACATACGGTTCCGTACTTATAGGTGTGCGGCAAATCACGCAAAAACGCTAGGCCACACAGCGATATAGCCTTTTTTTCAACTTCTGGCAACAGTTTATTTAGTATAGGCGGCGCCGCGACGACGGCCCCAAACCGATTGAGTTCGGCACCTTAGCGCGAGATGGGGGAGGGGACCCCTCCCTGCCGCGACGGTGTCGTCATACATTTAATGAGAATGACAGCAAAACGCTTGCCAATTACGCCCCCTGCGACCAAGCATTAGAACGACAAAATTATTGACTTTGTCGGCTGTTCCATGGTTTATATCTAGGGCTTTTCAGGCTCGCGCCAAACCCATGTGTAAACGGAATTGATGAGTTTCTTCAGGACGTTGATCATAGTTGTCATCTGCCTCGCCGCCGGAGCGAGTGCCGCCGCGACGAGACCCGAGATGGTTCGGGTCGCTCTCTTGAGAGGGGCGGAAACGGTCCGCATCGACGGCGACGGCGTGCTCCTTACCGACGGCAGCGGCGAGCCGCTCCGGGTCGATATGCCCCTTGAGGTGAAGAGGTCGGGAAGTGCGGTAACCGTGAACGGCAGGACCGTGAACCGGCTGGTCGCCTCGGCTTTTTCCCGCGTCACCGTGAACGGCAAAGGGTACCGTGCCCTCATCGAGGTCACCCCGGGAGACAAGGGGCTCCTCGTCGTGAACGAGCTGCCGCTCGAGGAATACCTGATCGGGCTCATCAACTGCGAGATCAGCTCCGCCTGGCCCATCGAGGCGATCAAGGCGCAGGCGGTCATCGCTCGTTCCTACGCCATGTACCAGATCCAGGCCCGCCGAGGCGCCGCGTACCAGCTCGAGTCGAGCGTGATGGACCAGGTCTACGACGGCGCCGATGCCGAGGACGGCCGCGCCGCCTACGGGGTGCGCGAGACTGCCGGCCAGGTCCTGACCTATGACGGCAAGATCATCCAGGCCTTCTACCATTCCAACTGCGCCGGGCACACCGAGTCCTCCCGCAACGTCTGGGGACTCTCCATCCCGTACCTCCAGGGCGTCCCCTGCCGCTACTGCAGCGAGTCCAACCCCATCAAGTGGGATGTGAACCTCACCATGCGCAAGGTGGAGAGCGCGCTCAGGTCGGCCGGGTATCCGGTCTCCGGGCTCAAAGAGCTCCGTGTGCGCGGGCGCAACCAAAGCGGCAGAGTGCAGGACGTGGTTGCCGAGTGTGCCCGCGGGTCGGTCACCGTTCCGGGCGTCGCCTTCAGAAAGGCGCTAGGCTACGGCGTCGTTAAGAGCACCAACTTCGAACTGCGCATGAAAGGTGACGGGCTCCAGGTGGCCGGCACCGGCTCCGGGCACGGGGTCGGCCTTTGTCAGTGGGGCGCCAAGGGGCGCGCCAACGAGGGGTTCGCCTACCGGGAGATCCTGACCTACTACTACCCCGGGGTGAAGCTTGCCGAGGGGTACGGTCGATAACATGCGTCTTTCCGATTTCGACTACGAACTCCCGCCGGAGCTGATCGCGCAGCACCCGGCAAGCCGCAGGGACGCCTCGAGGCTTTTGACCCTGGATCGCGCAAGCGGGGCGGTCGCCGAGACCACCATCGCCTCCATCGCCGGAGAGTTCCGGGCGGGCGACCTGCTGATTTTGAACGACACCCGCGTGATCCCGGCACGGCTCAAAGGGCAGAAGGAGACTGGCGGCGCGGTCGAGGTTTTCCTGGTGCGCCGTCTCCCCGGCGCGGCCGAGATCTGGAGCTGCCTCATCAAGGCCTCCCGCTCCCCCGGCAAGGGGACCCGGATCCTCCTTCCCGGCGGCGTCAACGCGACCGTGGTGTCGCGCGAGGACGGGGAGTGGCAGGTCCTCTTCGAGGGGGCGGCCGACTTCATGAGCTGGGTGGAGGGGGCCGGGAGCATGCCGCTTCCACCTTACATCAAGCGGCAGCCCGAGGGGGAGGACCTGGAGCGTTACCAGACCGTGTTCGCCCGCGAGAAGGGGGCCGTCGCCGCCCCGACCGCCGGGCTGCACTTCACTCCGGAGCTTCTGGACGAGATACGGAGCCGGGGCGTTCAGATCGCGCCGCTCACCCTGCATGTGGGGCTTGGGACCTTCATGCCGGTGCGGGTGGAGGAACTCTCCGAGCACACCATGCACCGGGAGAGGTATCGGATCCCCGAGGAGACCGCCGCCGCCATCCGCAGGACCAAGGAGGCGGGGGGGAGGGTGATCGCCCTCGGAACCACGTCGCTGCGGGCTTTGGAGCATGCCGCGTCCTCCGGGGAACTCGTGGCCGGGGAGCGCGAGGCGGACATCTTCATCCTTCCCGGGTACCGCTTCCGGGTGGTCGACGCACTGATAACTAATTTTCATCTCCCCAAATCGACACTATTTATGTTAGTGTGCGCATTCGCCGGGAAGGAGACCATGCTGCACGCCTACGGCGAGGCGGTGAAGCGGCGTTTCAGGTTCTTCAGCTACGGCGACGCGATGTTCATCTCCTGATGCCGGAGGGGGAGGGTGTGACGCCCCCGAAATGGAAGCGGGTGACACCGCGGACGCAGGGCGATTGCACGGAAAAGAGACGTGGGGCCTGGGCTCCCCCCTTTGCGCAGGGGGGCGGGGGGGATTTGCCTCTGCCAACCCCGGCTAAATCCCCCTAAATCCCCCTTCGCAAAGGGGGACTTAAAAACCGAGACGGTTTCACAGAATTTAATGACGGGAAGAGTTATTGGCAGCCATATCGTTTGAACTCATCAAGAAGGACCCGGGCTGCTCGGCCCGGCTCGGCTCTCTGACAACAACGCACGGCAGGATCGAGACCCCGATCTTCATGCCGGTCGGCACGCAGGCGACGGTGAAGGCGATGACCCCGGAGGAACTGGTCGAGGTCGGCTCCCAGATCATCCTGGCGAACACCTACCACCTCTACCTGCGTCCCGGGCACGAGCTGATCGGGCGCCTGGGCGGCCTGCACCGCTTCATGCACTGGGACCGTCCCATGCTGACCGACTCCGGCGGCTTCCAGGTCTTCTCCCTCGGCGAACTGAGAAAGATCTCGGAGGAGG from Geomonas ferrireducens includes these protein-coding regions:
- the queA gene encoding tRNA preQ1(34) S-adenosylmethionine ribosyltransferase-isomerase QueA; protein product: MRLSDFDYELPPELIAQHPASRRDASRLLTLDRASGAVAETTIASIAGEFRAGDLLILNDTRVIPARLKGQKETGGAVEVFLVRRLPGAAEIWSCLIKASRSPGKGTRILLPGGVNATVVSREDGEWQVLFEGAADFMSWVEGAGSMPLPPYIKRQPEGEDLERYQTVFAREKGAVAAPTAGLHFTPELLDEIRSRGVQIAPLTLHVGLGTFMPVRVEELSEHTMHRERYRIPEETAAAIRRTKEAGGRVIALGTTSLRALEHAASSGELVAGEREADIFILPGYRFRVVDALITNFHLPKSTLFMLVCAFAGKETMLHAYGEAVKRRFRFFSYGDAMFIS
- a CDS encoding GAF and HD-GYP domain-containing protein, encoding MCNSLKIKILALITVILVVIISTVAYQNYRQQKEMLHEIANRNTSVLIETIKSSVANAMLSGRSDEVAAIFARIKSREFVNSIRIVNESGKILNSADREEIGSTLPELGRQQLPTRNLSVLPEDGVFLSYARIFNAPQCYKCHPASKETLGLLEIKLSLGYMNGFITRERNIAVVSAIMLVLLTVATIFVFLVIYVERPIRKLVRSMEKVEHGEFDQEISLTSSHEMYTLGNSFNHMVGTIANLMEATVNHERELARAQEKLEHHRETHQMNGRLEEQIREIENLNITLEERIEEIEEANYKIADLAGELEDKNTNLEKAVAKLSTLNRLGLAINSTIEVEDLYQLVVKTTMDTLQAQVGYIVLYDAEHGELRITNLIGYRDPNSQYLRVPMKPSSVSSWVIQNSKPLLITDIALTPEFDRVSPLGFERKTLICAPLMVKDEIIGTLTVVNKLNNTVYNHEELELLSTIAAQASIAMKNAMLYDEQQKTYLNTIQALVSAIEASDSYTRGHSERVTRFSLALARKLELPANRLKVIERAAILHDIGKIGIDLSLLHKEDALTSEDVAELQQHPSIGMKILEPIEFLHDVRLCIGQHHERYDGKGYPNRLTGQELLLESRILAIADSFDAMTSDRPYRTALKLEVAIQELAENAGTQFDPELVPIFIKLLKTPNFLPHREEQQGLHVVPASQKSSSNAPHSCIAQ
- a CDS encoding SpoIID/LytB domain-containing protein — encoded protein: MIIVVICLAAGASAAATRPEMVRVALLRGAETVRIDGDGVLLTDGSGEPLRVDMPLEVKRSGSAVTVNGRTVNRLVASAFSRVTVNGKGYRALIEVTPGDKGLLVVNELPLEEYLIGLINCEISSAWPIEAIKAQAVIARSYAMYQIQARRGAAYQLESSVMDQVYDGADAEDGRAAYGVRETAGQVLTYDGKIIQAFYHSNCAGHTESSRNVWGLSIPYLQGVPCRYCSESNPIKWDVNLTMRKVESALRSAGYPVSGLKELRVRGRNQSGRVQDVVAECARGSVTVPGVAFRKALGYGVVKSTNFELRMKGDGLQVAGTGSGHGVGLCQWGAKGRANEGFAYREILTYYYPGVKLAEGYGR